The following are encoded together in the Streptomyces flavofungini genome:
- the efeO gene encoding iron uptake system protein EfeO, with amino-acid sequence MRRARLTALTAVTTAAALAAVTGCTEKSKAGDDAVKVTASDNKCEVSKKEFPAGHVELAVENKGSKVTEVYILFPDDRIVTERENIGPGTKQNLTAEVKAGAYRIACVPGMKGKGIRQDVRATGGGKLAERDPRLDKAVAEYRAYSQAQADETLPKVKVFTDAVRKGDLVAAKKAYAPSRIGWERTEPVAESFGDIDPKVDVREDGLEEGQDVEKDWTGWHRLERALWQDKKIGQREKDLATRLDKDLTDWQKRVGKAEITPTSMANGAKELLDEVATGKVTGEEERYSHTDLVDFKANVEGAEKAYALLRPVAAENDPALAKELDKQFAALDKLLDKHREDKGGDATDGPYAFVSYDTVGKADRKELQDGVNALAEPLSKLAAAVVKKSK; translated from the coding sequence GTGCGCCGCGCCCGTCTCACCGCCCTCACCGCTGTCACGACGGCGGCGGCGCTGGCCGCCGTCACGGGCTGCACGGAGAAGAGCAAGGCGGGCGACGACGCGGTCAAGGTCACCGCGAGCGACAACAAGTGCGAGGTGTCGAAGAAGGAGTTCCCGGCCGGCCACGTCGAGCTGGCCGTGGAGAACAAGGGCTCCAAGGTCACCGAGGTGTACATCCTGTTCCCGGACGACCGCATCGTCACCGAGCGGGAGAACATCGGCCCCGGCACCAAGCAGAACCTGACCGCCGAGGTGAAGGCGGGCGCGTACCGCATCGCCTGTGTGCCCGGCATGAAGGGCAAGGGCATCCGCCAGGACGTCAGGGCCACCGGCGGCGGCAAGCTCGCCGAGCGCGACCCGCGCCTGGACAAGGCCGTCGCCGAGTACCGCGCGTACAGCCAGGCGCAGGCCGACGAGACGCTGCCCAAGGTGAAGGTGTTCACCGACGCCGTGCGCAAGGGCGACCTGGTGGCCGCCAAGAAGGCGTACGCGCCCTCCCGCATCGGCTGGGAGCGCACCGAGCCGGTCGCGGAGTCCTTCGGCGACATCGACCCGAAGGTCGACGTGCGTGAGGACGGCTTGGAGGAGGGTCAGGACGTCGAGAAGGACTGGACGGGCTGGCACCGCCTGGAGCGGGCGCTGTGGCAGGACAAGAAGATCGGGCAGCGCGAGAAGGACCTCGCGACGCGGCTCGACAAGGACCTCACGGACTGGCAGAAGCGCGTCGGCAAGGCCGAGATCACGCCGACCTCCATGGCCAACGGCGCCAAGGAACTCCTCGACGAGGTCGCCACCGGCAAGGTCACCGGCGAGGAGGAGCGCTACTCCCACACCGACCTGGTCGACTTCAAGGCCAACGTCGAGGGCGCCGAGAAGGCGTACGCGCTCCTGAGGCCCGTCGCCGCCGAGAACGACCCGGCCCTGGCCAAGGAGCTGGACAAGCAGTTCGCCGCCCTGGACAAGCTGCTCGACAAGCACCGCGAGGACAAGGGCGGCGATGCCACCGACGGGCCGTACGCCTTCGTCTCCTACGACACGGTCGGCAAGGCGGACCGCAAGGAGCTGCAGGACGGCGTGAACGCGCTCGCGGAGCCGCTGTCGAAGCTGGCCGCCGCCGTGGTCAAGAAGTCCAAGTGA
- a CDS encoding heme ABC transporter ATP-binding protein — protein sequence MIAALSKRIFGVRDRVLPGPVEPGEVLAETADLRVRLGGREVLRGVSVAAHAGEVLALVGPNGAGKSTLLAALAADLSADGGTVSVCGRPAPNWPARELALRRAVLPQSAALSFPFPVEDVVRMGRAPWAGTRLADDDDRIVREAMAATEVGAFADRPFSALSGGERARVALARVLAQRAPLLLLDEPTAALDLRHQELVLRVCRERAAAGDAVVVVLHDLGLAAAYADRVVILDGGVVAADGAPADVFEDGLLSDVYRQPIEVLPHPRTGVPLVTPLRTIT from the coding sequence ATGATCGCGGCACTCAGCAAGCGGATCTTCGGGGTACGCGACCGGGTCCTGCCCGGCCCCGTCGAGCCGGGCGAGGTGCTCGCCGAGACGGCGGACCTGCGGGTGCGGCTCGGCGGCCGCGAGGTGCTGCGGGGCGTGAGCGTGGCGGCCCACGCGGGCGAGGTGCTCGCCCTCGTCGGCCCCAACGGGGCGGGCAAGTCCACCCTGTTGGCCGCGCTCGCCGCCGACCTGTCCGCCGACGGGGGCACCGTGTCCGTCTGCGGCCGCCCGGCCCCGAACTGGCCCGCGCGCGAACTCGCCCTGCGCCGGGCCGTCCTGCCGCAGTCGGCCGCCCTCTCCTTCCCCTTCCCGGTCGAGGACGTCGTCCGGATGGGCCGGGCACCCTGGGCCGGGACGCGTCTCGCGGACGACGACGACCGGATCGTGCGCGAGGCGATGGCGGCGACCGAGGTGGGCGCATTCGCGGACCGGCCGTTCTCCGCGCTCAGCGGGGGCGAGCGGGCGCGGGTGGCCCTCGCCCGGGTGCTCGCCCAGCGCGCCCCGCTGCTGCTGCTCGACGAGCCGACGGCCGCGCTCGACCTGCGCCACCAGGAGCTGGTCCTGCGCGTCTGCCGGGAACGGGCCGCCGCGGGCGACGCGGTGGTGGTCGTCCTGCACGACCTGGGTCTCGCGGCGGCCTACGCCGACCGCGTGGTGATCCTCGACGGCGGGGTCGTCGCGGCCGACGGGGCGCCCGCCGACGTCTTCGAGGACGGGCTGCTCTCGGACGTGTACCGGCAGCCCATCGAGGTGCTCCCGCACCCGCGGACCGGGGTACCACTGGTCACCCCGCTGCGCACCATCACTTGA